The following is a genomic window from Longimicrobiales bacterium.
CGAGCAATGCAGGTGTGCAGAGCAATCTGATGTGCCGAAGGCGGGCGGCAGCCGATCGATCGGATGCGCCCGGGATCCCGCGAGGGCCCGCCGTTCAAGGCATCTCTTCGACTCTACCCCTCAGCCTCACTCGCACCTGCCCGGGCGCGGGCGCGTGCGCGCCGACTCTGCCCTTCCGTTCCAGGGCATCCCCAGCCGCCGGGCACCTCAACAACACGGGTCCCGGTGCGGGTGCCGGTGCCGTCAGCAGCCGTCAGTCCGCGCCCAACGGGCGTATCCGTATGTTCCGAAACCAGACCTCATCCCCATGGTCCTGCAACCCGATGTGTCCCCTCATTGCCGTTCCGTACCCCGGCCATGCCGCGAACTTGCTGTCCGCGACCCGCGCCTTCCATTCGTCGCTGCCCTGCTCGTACTCCAGCAGCTTGACGCCGTTCAGCCAGTGCTCGACGTGCGGGCCGCGCGCGACGATGCGCGCCTCGTTCCATCCGCCGATGGGACGCGTCACTTCGCGTGCGGCGGGGTAGAGGCCGAAGTTGGAGCCGGCCGACGTGAGAGGGCTCCTGCCGTCCGCGTGTCCCGCGTTGTCCAGTACCTGCATCTCGGCGGCGGTCTCGAAGATGTAGTCGGTCGATTCCAGGCCGCGGTAAAAGACTCCGCTGTTGCCGCCGGGTGAGATGCGCCACTCGAGGACGAGCTCGAAGTCGCCGAACTGCTCGCGCGTGACGATGTCGCCGCCGTCGCCGGCACCCGGCGTGAACGCCAGGGTCCCGTCCTGCACCTGCCAGGCGGCGGGCATGTCCGTGCGGCGGTAGCCGCGCCAGGCGTCGAGGCCCGTGGTGCTGTCGAACAGCACGATCCAGCCGGCGGTGTCATCCGGTGCAGAGGCCACGCCGGATCCGTCCCCTCGCGCGGGTGAGCTGCCCGCCTGCTGGCTGTCCGCCGAGGCTGCGCCGGCATCCCCCGCATTGCCGGATCCGCCGCTGCAGCCACCCACCAGCAGCACTGCCGCCAGCCCTGCCGCGGCCGCTGCCGCCGCGCCCTGCCGCTCGCGCTCGCGGAAGGCGATTCCGAAGAAGACCATCACCGCCGCGGCGAAGGCGGCCGGCACCAGCCAGAAGCTCTGCCACTGCTCCGGCAGCAGCGTGTCGGCAGTGCCGAGAAAGCTGTTGTAGAGTGCGCCCGCGAGCTGCGCGCCGATCAGCATGCCGACGCCGTAGGTGATGAGCACGAGGAAGCCCTGCGCCTGTCCGCGGATCGCGGCCGTCGACTTCTTGTCGACGTAGATCTGGCCGGTCACGAAGAAGAAGTCGTAGCAGATGCCGTGCAGCAGGATGCCGGCGGCGATCAGGCTGAACGTGCCGGTCGGCGCCGCCAGGGCGAAGAGCACGTAGCGCAGCACCCACGCGGCCATTCCCGCAATCAGCATCCACTTCACTCCCAGCCGCACGAAGAACAGCGGCATGAGCAGCATGAAGAAGACCTCGGACATCTGCCCGAGCGTCTGCGTGGCCGCGATGTTGGTCACACCGGACGCACCGAGGAACAGCTGCGTGAAGTTGTAGTAGGCGGCGAGCGGGATCGAGATCAGCAGCGCGCTGAGGACAAAGACGTAAAAGGACGGGCTGCCCAGCGCGCGCAGTGCGTCCAGTCCGACGATGCTGCCGATGGATACCGGCTCACCGCGCGCGGGCGGCGGCGTATGCGGCAACGTCAGCGCGTACATCGCCAGCACCAGGCTTCCGGCCGCCGCCGTGTACAGCGGCAGCGCGGTCTCCTCCGGCAGACGCCCGCCCGCGTAGCGACCCAGCACGAAGCTGATGAACAGGCCTGCCACGATCCAGCCGACCGTGCCGAACACGCGGATCAGGGGGAACTGCTTCTCCTGCGCGCGGATGTGGTGAAACGCGAGCGAATTGCTGAGCCCGAGCGTCGGCATGTAGCAGAGGTTGTAGATCAGCAGCATGCCGATGAACGCGCCCGGGCGGCTGATCAGCCCCGGCGCGATGAAGAGACATGCTGCGCCCAGCAGGTGCAGGACAGCCAGCACCCGCTCGGTCGCGAAATACCGGTCCGCCACCAGTCCCAGGAAGAAGGGCGCGACGATCGCCGCGATGGGGTTCACCGTGAATGGCCAGTGCGTGAGCGTC
Proteins encoded in this region:
- a CDS encoding MFS transporter, whose protein sequence is MLNARLGLMMFLQFFIWGAWYTTIAVYMSASGLETLTHWPFTVNPIAAIVAPFFLGLVADRYFATERVLAVLHLLGAACLFIAPGLISRPGAFIGMLLIYNLCYMPTLGLSNSLAFHHIRAQEKQFPLIRVFGTVGWIVAGLFISFVLGRYAGGRLPEETALPLYTAAAGSLVLAMYALTLPHTPPPARGEPVSIGSIVGLDALRALGSPSFYVFVLSALLISIPLAAYYNFTQLFLGASGVTNIAATQTLGQMSEVFFMLLMPLFFVRLGVKWMLIAGMAAWVLRYVLFALAAPTGTFSLIAAGILLHGICYDFFFVTGQIYVDKKSTAAIRGQAQGFLVLITYGVGMLIGAQLAGALYNSFLGTADTLLPEQWQSFWLVPAAFAAAVMVFFGIAFRERERQGAAAAAAAGLAAVLLVGGCSGGSGNAGDAGAASADSQQAGSSPARGDGSGVASAPDDTAGWIVLFDSTTGLDAWRGYRRTDMPAAWQVQDGTLAFTPGAGDGGDIVTREQFGDFELVLEWRISPGGNSGVFYRGLESTDYIFETAAEMQVLDNAGHADGRSPLTSAGSNFGLYPAAREVTRPIGGWNEARIVARGPHVEHWLNGVKLLEYEQGSDEWKARVADSKFAAWPGYGTAMRGHIGLQDHGDEVWFRNIRIRPLGAD